From Desulfuromonas soudanensis, the proteins below share one genomic window:
- the htpG gene encoding molecular chaperone HtpG, which produces MTANKHVFKAEVNKILDLMIHSLYSHKEIFLRELISNASDAIDKARYEALTDASLAEGGEEWKIQLIVDKEAGTLTVRDNGIGMTRDEAVEALGTIAHSGTKEFMNLLESRKVTDNPELIGQFGVGFYAAFMVADRVRVVTRKAGADPAHAVVWESDADGTYTLDDTEKASKGTDVILHLKEDSKECLEEWQLRKIVKQYSDFIEYPVVMDVTRSKPDPEDKEKTISETKEETFNSRKAIWLKDKAEITAEEYNEFYKHVSHDFTNPARTIHYRAEGTTEFSALLYLPSARPFDIYTQDYKIGPTLYVRRVQIMDHCEAMLPPYLRFVKGVVESSDLPLNVSREVLQDNKVVTVIKKSLTKKILDTLADMKKEDAEAYGKFYGEFGRILKEGIHHDFERRETIADLLLFESTKTEAGKKTTLAEYIERMPEDQKEIYYITGVDRASTESSPYLEVFKEKDIEVLIMTDDIDDIIISGLGAYKEKEFQSAIKGDLDLGAENKEEKKKEFGDLLELMKEELKDQVAEVRISGRLKDSAVCLVAGEHDLDPKMVKMFQAMGQELPKGQRVLEVNPDHQLIARMKELFAADSKSEKLKGYVGLLFDQALLLEGDMPRDPVAFAKALSKLMAEGVSVG; this is translated from the coding sequence ATGACCGCCAACAAGCATGTCTTCAAAGCCGAGGTGAACAAGATCCTCGACCTGATGATCCATTCGCTCTATTCCCACAAGGAAATCTTCCTGCGCGAACTGATTTCCAACGCCTCGGACGCCATCGACAAGGCCCGCTACGAGGCCCTCACCGATGCGTCCCTCGCCGAAGGGGGCGAGGAGTGGAAGATCCAGCTCATCGTCGACAAGGAGGCCGGCACGCTGACGGTGCGCGATAACGGCATCGGCATGACCCGTGACGAGGCGGTCGAGGCGCTCGGCACCATCGCCCACTCGGGGACCAAAGAGTTCATGAACCTTCTCGAGAGCCGCAAGGTGACCGATAACCCGGAACTCATCGGCCAGTTCGGAGTCGGCTTCTACGCGGCCTTCATGGTCGCCGACAGGGTCCGGGTCGTCACCCGCAAGGCCGGGGCCGACCCCGCTCACGCCGTGGTCTGGGAGTCCGACGCCGACGGCACCTATACCCTCGATGACACGGAGAAGGCGAGCAAGGGGACCGACGTCATCCTTCATCTCAAGGAGGACTCGAAGGAGTGCCTCGAAGAGTGGCAGCTGCGCAAGATCGTCAAGCAGTACTCGGACTTCATCGAGTACCCGGTGGTGATGGACGTGACCCGCTCCAAGCCCGATCCCGAGGACAAGGAGAAGACGATCTCCGAGACCAAGGAGGAGACCTTCAACTCGCGCAAGGCGATCTGGCTCAAGGACAAGGCCGAGATCACTGCCGAGGAATACAACGAATTCTACAAGCACGTCTCCCACGATTTCACCAATCCGGCCCGGACGATTCACTACCGCGCCGAAGGAACCACCGAGTTTTCGGCCCTCCTCTATCTCCCCTCGGCCCGCCCCTTCGACATCTACACCCAGGACTACAAGATCGGTCCGACCCTCTACGTGCGCCGGGTGCAGATCATGGACCACTGCGAGGCGATGCTTCCGCCCTACCTGCGCTTCGTCAAGGGGGTGGTGGAATCGTCGGACCTTCCGCTCAACGTCAGCCGCGAGGTCCTGCAGGACAACAAGGTCGTCACGGTAATCAAGAAGAGCCTGACGAAGAAGATTCTCGATACCCTGGCCGACATGAAGAAGGAGGACGCCGAGGCCTACGGCAAATTCTACGGGGAGTTCGGCCGCATCCTCAAGGAGGGGATCCATCACGACTTCGAGCGCCGCGAGACGATCGCCGACCTTCTCCTCTTCGAGTCGACCAAGACCGAAGCCGGCAAGAAGACGACCCTCGCCGAGTACATCGAGCGTATGCCCGAGGACCAGAAGGAGATTTACTACATCACCGGTGTCGACCGCGCCAGCACCGAGTCGTCCCCCTATCTCGAGGTCTTCAAGGAGAAGGACATCGAGGTCCTGATCATGACTGACGACATCGACGACATCATCATCTCCGGTCTCGGCGCCTACAAGGAGAAGGAGTTCCAGTCGGCGATCAAGGGGGACCTCGACCTCGGCGCGGAAAACAAGGAGGAGAAGAAGAAGGAGTTCGGCGATCTCCTCGAACTGATGAAGGAGGAGCTCAAGGACCAGGTGGCCGAAGTGCGCATCTCCGGCCGTCTCAAGGATTCGGCCGTCTGCCTGGTGGCCGGCGAGCACGACCTCGACCCGAAGATGGTCAAGATGTTCCAGGCCATGGGGCAGGAGCTCCCCAAGGGGCAGCGCGTGCTGGAGGTCAACCCCGACCACCAGCTCATCGCCCGCATGAAGGAGCTTTTTGCCGCCGACAGCAAGAGCGAGAAGCTCAAGGGGTACGTCGGCCTCCTCTTCGACCAGGCCCTCCTCCTCGAGGGGGACATGCCGCGGGACCCGGTGGCTTTTGCCAAGGCGCTCTCGAAGCTGATGGCTGAAGGGGTGAGCGTCGGCTGA
- a CDS encoding DUF3494 domain-containing protein, protein MILFAGAALALFLSPPEATATAYLGTAQDFAVLGASTVTNTGSTTIYGSVGVYPGSAITGFPPAVVTGGSIHTTDGVAQQAQNDALTAYTTLAALPFTNNLTGQDLGGLTLTPGVYSFDTSAQLTGSLTLDFLGDPNADFIFQIGTALTTASVSSVDVLNGGAFNGIYWLMGVTGGSGTGSATLGTSTTFAGNLIALDSITLTTTADILCGRAIALNGAVTMDSNRISNNNTAEDFGTGRSDFGSIGFSGGTGDTGGNGGEPAPVPEPSTLLLLGAGMAGLVVFRKRFNKKA, encoded by the coding sequence TTGATTCTTTTTGCAGGAGCGGCCCTGGCTCTCTTTCTTTCCCCTCCCGAGGCAACGGCGACGGCCTATCTGGGTACGGCGCAGGACTTCGCCGTTCTGGGCGCCTCAACGGTGACCAACACCGGTTCGACAACCATCTACGGAAGTGTCGGCGTTTATCCAGGCAGCGCGATCACAGGCTTTCCTCCGGCCGTCGTGACCGGGGGTTCGATACACACAACGGACGGGGTGGCCCAGCAGGCGCAGAACGATGCCCTCACGGCCTACACGACCCTGGCGGCCCTGCCGTTCACGAACAATTTAACGGGCCAGGACCTGGGCGGGCTCACCCTCACCCCGGGAGTCTATTCTTTCGACACCTCGGCTCAGTTGACAGGAAGTCTCACTCTCGATTTTCTCGGCGACCCCAATGCCGACTTCATTTTTCAGATAGGAACGGCGCTGACCACCGCAAGCGTCTCTTCGGTTGATGTACTCAACGGAGGAGCATTTAACGGCATTTACTGGCTGATGGGCGTTACCGGCGGGTCCGGTACCGGGTCGGCGACTCTCGGTACCAGCACGACGTTTGCCGGCAACCTTATCGCCCTCGACAGCATCACCCTGACGACCACCGCGGACATTCTCTGCGGTCGAGCCATCGCACTCAATGGTGCCGTGACAATGGATAGCAATCGAATCTCCAACAACAACACCGCCGAAGATTTCGGCACCGGTCGAAGCGATTTTGGCAGCATCGGCTTCAGCGGCGGAACCGGCGACACCGGGGGCAACGGCGGTGAGCCGGCTCCGGTCCCGGAACCTTCGACCCTCCTCCTCCTTGGCGCCGGGATGGCGGGATTGGTGGTCTTCAGAAAACGTTTCAACAAAAAAGCCTGA
- a CDS encoding IS4 family transposase produces MNAGQTVFRQLLQFLPRHEFNLCARRYRGEYRAKSFTAFDQFLCLAYAQLSGRESLRDIETCLNSHREKLYHIGFRGAVSRSTLADANERRDWRIFQDFGQVLIGMAQQLYRDEPLAIELKQPLFAFDSTTIDLCLTLFPWAEFRTTKAAVKMHTLIDLRGIIPTFVAVTTGKVHDVKMLDEMPVTEEAIYTMDRGYVDFARLYAIHRQGAFFVVRAKDNLRYQRLYSLPKDKEAGVRADQVIALVTQKSKKGYPERLRRVSYVDKERNKRLVFLTNHFEIGATTVADIYKQRWQVELFFKWIKQHLRIKAFYGTSINAVKSQIWVALCIYLLVAIAKRQLSIKCTLYTFLQILEVNLFEKKPISSLVAEALKQIPDTQDYNQLNLFGY; encoded by the coding sequence ATGAACGCTGGCCAGACCGTTTTCAGACAGCTACTTCAGTTTCTCCCGCGTCACGAGTTCAACCTCTGTGCCCGACGGTATCGCGGCGAGTACCGGGCCAAAAGCTTTACTGCATTTGACCAGTTCCTGTGCCTGGCTTATGCCCAGCTATCGGGTCGCGAGAGCTTGAGGGATATCGAAACGTGCCTGAACTCTCATCGGGAGAAGCTCTACCACATCGGATTTCGTGGCGCTGTCTCCCGCTCCACCCTTGCCGACGCCAACGAGCGCCGGGATTGGCGCATTTTTCAGGATTTCGGCCAAGTCCTGATCGGCATGGCACAGCAGCTGTACCGGGATGAGCCCTTGGCCATCGAGTTGAAGCAGCCACTGTTCGCCTTTGACTCGACGACCATTGACCTCTGCCTCACCCTGTTTCCGTGGGCCGAGTTTCGCACGACCAAGGCAGCGGTCAAGATGCACACGCTCATTGACTTGCGCGGCATCATCCCCACGTTTGTGGCCGTGACAACCGGCAAAGTACATGACGTCAAGATGCTTGACGAAATGCCCGTCACCGAAGAGGCCATCTACACGATGGACCGCGGCTACGTAGATTTTGCCCGGCTCTATGCCATTCACCGACAGGGCGCCTTCTTCGTGGTGCGGGCCAAGGACAACCTACGCTACCAGCGGTTGTACTCTTTGCCCAAGGACAAGGAGGCCGGCGTCCGAGCCGACCAAGTGATTGCCTTGGTCACCCAGAAATCGAAAAAGGGTTACCCGGAGAGATTGCGCCGGGTCAGTTATGTTGATAAAGAGCGAAACAAGCGGCTTGTATTCCTCACCAACCACTTTGAAATTGGAGCCACAACGGTTGCAGACATCTATAAACAGCGCTGGCAAGTGGAGCTATTCTTCAAGTGGATCAAACAGCATCTACGAATAAAAGCGTTCTACGGGACTTCTATCAATGCGGTCAAGAGCCAGATATGGGTAGCTCTTTGCATATATCTACTTGTGGCGATCGCTAAAAGGCAGCTTAGCATCAAATGTACTCTCTACACTTTTTTGCAGATCCTGGAGGTCAATCTGTTCGAGAAAAAGCCCATTTCATCGTTGGTTGCGGAAGCGCTCAAGCAGATTCCAGACACCCAAGATTATAACCAGCTGAATTTATTCGGCTATTAA
- a CDS encoding BON domain-containing protein, producing MEKLHGILKFMICVGLITAFLGCAGTDKRESTGEYVDDSVITTKVKAAIFDEPSLKLLQINVETFKGVVQLSGFVDSAKSIQKAGEVARGVKGVVSVKNDLVIK from the coding sequence ATGGAAAAATTGCACGGCATTTTAAAGTTCATGATCTGCGTCGGATTAATCACCGCTTTCCTGGGTTGTGCAGGGACCGATAAAAGAGAAAGCACCGGCGAGTATGTCGACGACTCGGTCATCACCACCAAGGTAAAAGCCGCCATCTTTGACGAGCCGTCGCTGAAACTCCTGCAGATCAATGTCGAAACGTTCAAGGGCGTGGTGCAGTTAAGCGGTTTTGTCGATTCGGCCAAGAGCATCCAAAAAGCCGGTGAGGTCGCCCGGGGCGTCAAGGGGGTCGTTTCAGTCAAAAATGATCTGGTCATAAAATGA
- a CDS encoding lmo0937 family membrane protein: MLWTIVVILIVLWLLGLVSSYTMGGLIHILLVIAIIIVLVRIIQGRKIM; the protein is encoded by the coding sequence ATGCTGTGGACTATTGTCGTCATCCTGATCGTACTGTGGTTGTTGGGACTGGTCAGCTCTTATACCATGGGCGGGCTGATCCATATCCTGCTCGTTATAGCCATAATCATAGTCCTGGTACGGATCATTCAAGGCCGGAAGATCATGTAG
- a CDS encoding ferritin family protein: MPDFAHPFAGNRCERKLTKDELIRAIRYNIAAEYEAIQLYMQLAESIDDKLAREVLTDVANEERQHVGEFLRLLHYLDPEEQTFYDQGKKEVEEEMEKLGIKK; the protein is encoded by the coding sequence ATGCCTGATTTTGCTCATCCCTTTGCCGGAAACCGCTGCGAACGCAAACTGACGAAAGACGAACTGATCCGCGCCATCCGCTACAATATCGCAGCGGAATACGAGGCGATCCAGCTTTACATGCAGCTGGCCGAATCGATCGACGACAAGCTGGCCAGGGAGGTTTTGACCGACGTGGCCAACGAGGAACGGCAGCACGTCGGTGAGTTCCTGCGTCTCTTGCACTACCTCGATCCCGAGGAGCAGACGTTTTACGACCAGGGGAAAAAGGAAGTGGAAGAGGAGATGGAGAAACTCGGCATTAAAAAATAG
- a CDS encoding cytochrome-c peroxidase: MFRKFLTMFSLMLLITSVAGADDDGLMKRAQGMFKPIPLTPPAIEGEPATPEKVRLGHMLYFEPRLSKSQLISCQTCHNVGLGGADLQQVATGHGWQRGPRNSPTTFNAVFNVAQFWDGRAKDLAEQAKGPVQASVEMNNNPEQVIVTLKSLPAYVDAFKKAFPAEKDAVTFDNVARAIEVFEATLITPNAPFDRFLKGDAGALNAGEKEGLAAFMNKGCAGCHNGMNVGGLGYFPFGVVEKPEADVLPPGDLGRYKVTNTAADKYVFRSPSLRNVAITQPYFHSGTVWPLRDAVSIMGSAQLGMVLSEDEVGSITAFLQTLTGEQPQIVHPVLPPSTSRTPKPVLN; encoded by the coding sequence ATGTTCCGCAAATTTCTTACAATGTTTTCCCTGATGTTGCTGATAACGAGCGTGGCCGGCGCCGACGACGACGGCCTTATGAAACGGGCCCAGGGGATGTTCAAACCGATCCCCCTGACTCCGCCGGCGATCGAGGGAGAGCCCGCCACCCCGGAAAAGGTCCGACTCGGCCACATGCTTTATTTCGAGCCGCGTCTTTCCAAGTCGCAGCTGATCAGCTGCCAGACCTGTCACAATGTGGGATTGGGAGGTGCGGATCTGCAGCAGGTCGCCACCGGCCACGGCTGGCAGAGAGGGCCGCGCAATTCCCCGACGACCTTCAACGCCGTCTTTAACGTCGCCCAGTTCTGGGACGGGCGGGCCAAGGATCTGGCGGAACAGGCCAAGGGACCGGTCCAGGCTTCGGTGGAGATGAACAACAATCCCGAGCAGGTGATTGTCACCCTCAAGAGCCTCCCCGCTTACGTGGATGCCTTCAAAAAGGCGTTCCCCGCAGAAAAGGATGCGGTGACCTTCGACAACGTCGCCCGGGCGATCGAGGTTTTCGAGGCGACGCTGATCACCCCGAATGCCCCCTTCGACCGCTTTCTCAAGGGAGACGCCGGCGCTCTAAATGCCGGCGAAAAAGAGGGACTGGCGGCATTCATGAACAAAGGGTGCGCCGGCTGCCATAATGGCATGAACGTCGGAGGTCTCGGCTATTTCCCCTTCGGTGTGGTGGAAAAACCCGAGGCCGATGTCCTCCCCCCCGGGGACCTCGGCCGCTACAAGGTGACCAATACCGCGGCCGACAAGTATGTTTTTCGTTCTCCGTCCCTGCGCAACGTGGCCATCACCCAGCCGTATTTTCATTCGGGGACGGTATGGCCCCTGCGCGATGCGGTTTCCATCATGGGCTCGGCGCAGCTCGGCATGGTCCTCTCCGAGGATGAGGTCGGCAGTATCACCGCCTTCCTGCAGACCCTGACGGGAGAGCAGCCGCAGATCGTTCATCCGGTTCTTCCCCCCAGCACCAGCCGGACGCCGAAACCGGTGCTCAATTAG
- a CDS encoding VOC family protein, whose protein sequence is MPDKTGDKARAVGINHVALEVDDVDAALEFYGRLFEIKLRGRHDGMAFIDLGDQFINLSPRRSQQPDQARHFGLVVDDREKVRQALKGTKATILPSPGLDFLDPWGNHVQVVQYRDIQFTKTTAVLRGMGLDDLSKTPEALAELAEKGMG, encoded by the coding sequence ATGCCGGATAAAACAGGTGACAAGGCGCGGGCCGTGGGGATCAACCACGTTGCCCTTGAGGTCGATGACGTCGATGCGGCCCTCGAATTTTACGGCCGCCTCTTCGAAATCAAGTTGCGCGGCCGTCATGACGGAATGGCCTTTATCGACCTGGGCGACCAGTTCATCAATCTCTCGCCGAGGCGCAGTCAGCAGCCCGATCAGGCACGGCACTTCGGACTCGTTGTCGACGACCGGGAAAAAGTGCGCCAGGCTCTCAAAGGGACGAAGGCGACGATCCTGCCGAGCCCCGGCCTCGATTTTCTCGACCCCTGGGGAAACCACGTCCAGGTGGTGCAATACCGGGACATCCAGTTCACCAAGACGACAGCCGTTTTACGGGGGATGGGACTGGACGATTTAAGCAAAACCCCGGAAGCACTGGCGGAACTCGCCGAAAAAGGGATGGGTTGA
- a CDS encoding ferritin family protein, whose protein sequence is MPEITIEDAVKRAIQTEKNAMDFYRRGASYMKDPGAKKVFELLAREEREHAETFYQVYPGKDIDDFSAFMEADPAEKSGWFAELGLELTELDERKAMLVALDKEKKLEESLRETATRIKDDAVRAVYEENARSTHQHYLLIESEYARLMGMVHETDIDTYVRE, encoded by the coding sequence ATGCCTGAAATCACCATCGAGGATGCCGTCAAACGGGCGATCCAGACCGAGAAGAACGCCATGGATTTCTACCGTCGCGGCGCCAGCTACATGAAGGACCCCGGGGCAAAGAAGGTCTTTGAACTCCTCGCCCGGGAGGAGCGGGAGCACGCCGAAACCTTCTACCAGGTCTATCCCGGCAAGGATATCGACGATTTTTCCGCCTTCATGGAGGCCGACCCGGCAGAGAAGTCGGGCTGGTTTGCCGAACTCGGCCTGGAATTGACCGAGCTCGACGAGCGCAAGGCGATGCTGGTCGCTCTCGACAAGGAAAAGAAACTCGAGGAATCTCTGCGCGAGACGGCGACCCGGATCAAGGATGACGCGGTACGGGCCGTCTACGAGGAGAACGCCCGCTCCACCCATCAGCACTACCTGCTGATCGAGTCCGAATACGCGCGCTTGATGGGGATGGTGCACGAGACCGACATCGACACCTACGTCCGCGAATAA
- a CDS encoding cytochrome P460 family protein, which translates to MKKKYSQCRSAAMIAGFVVLFALAAASALAAEKGMVEMITDVAKEKGMIGAASFDPQGKLMLPKDYRRWVFVGAPVTPNDMNGGKAAFPEFHHVYIDPGSFKLYQETGKFRDGTVIVKELATVGGKKGASGNGYFPGEFNGLAVAVKSSSRFADEPGNWGYFNFGGEGGKLKESARAQETAACSPCHQKNAAQDLVFTQYYPVLRAARAK; encoded by the coding sequence ATGAAAAAGAAATATTCGCAGTGTCGATCCGCCGCCATGATCGCAGGGTTCGTTGTCCTCTTCGCCCTCGCCGCCGCTTCGGCCCTGGCCGCAGAAAAGGGGATGGTCGAGATGATCACCGATGTGGCCAAGGAAAAGGGGATGATCGGCGCGGCCAGCTTCGATCCGCAGGGGAAATTGATGCTGCCGAAGGACTATCGCCGGTGGGTCTTTGTCGGCGCCCCCGTGACCCCCAACGACATGAACGGCGGCAAGGCCGCCTTCCCCGAGTTCCACCATGTCTACATCGACCCGGGGAGCTTCAAGCTGTACCAGGAAACGGGCAAGTTCCGCGACGGAACGGTCATCGTCAAGGAACTGGCGACAGTCGGAGGGAAAAAGGGAGCGAGCGGCAACGGCTACTTTCCCGGCGAATTCAACGGCCTGGCGGTGGCGGTGAAAAGCTCATCGCGTTTCGCCGACGAACCGGGAAACTGGGGATATTTCAATTTCGGCGGCGAAGGGGGGAAACTCAAGGAGAGTGCGCGGGCGCAGGAGACTGCGGCCTGCAGCCCCTGCCACCAGAAAAACGCCGCCCAGGATCTGGTCTTCACCCAGTACTACCCGGTGCTGCGGGCGGCCCGAGCCAAATAG
- the greB gene encoding transcription elongation factor GreB codes for MANIKSEIPPPIYMTPACARRLREELKEILYRLRPEMVKTAAWAAGNGDRSENADYHYAKKKLRQYDGRIRFLTKRLESATVVDPVEQEKIAGGKVLFGATVTVENEEGEEKVFSIVGADELDLSRGYLSWVSPVGRALLGSSEGDVVTIETPGGRTELEIVRIEYKALD; via the coding sequence ATGGCGAACATAAAAAGTGAAATACCGCCCCCGATTTACATGACCCCCGCCTGCGCCCGGAGATTGAGAGAAGAACTCAAGGAGATTCTCTACCGGCTGAGACCCGAAATGGTCAAGACGGCGGCCTGGGCGGCAGGCAATGGCGACCGGAGCGAGAACGCCGATTATCATTACGCCAAAAAAAAGCTCCGGCAGTACGACGGGCGCATCCGTTTTCTGACGAAACGGCTGGAATCGGCGACGGTCGTCGACCCTGTGGAACAGGAGAAAATCGCCGGGGGAAAAGTCCTTTTCGGCGCTACGGTTACCGTGGAAAACGAGGAAGGTGAGGAGAAGGTTTTCAGCATTGTCGGCGCCGATGAACTGGATCTTTCCCGCGGTTACCTGAGCTGGGTTTCCCCCGTCGGCCGCGCCCTTCTCGGTTCATCCGAAGGGGATGTGGTGACCATTGAGACGCCCGGAGGTCGGACGGAACTGGAGATTGTCCGAATCGAGTACAAAGCCCTCGATTAA
- a CDS encoding DEAD/DEAH box helicase, which produces MSFLPLGLSEPLLRVLAELGYCAPFPIQIEAIPAILSGRDVMAAAQTGTGKTAGFTLPLLQRLAGGARVRPNHIRALVLAPTRELAAQVGESVAAYAKYLPLKSAVVYGGVKINPQMMKLRSGVDVLVATPGRLLDLFSQNAVRFSQVETLVLDEADRMLDMGFLGDIRKILALLPQKRQNLLFSATFSDEIRNLTAALLKNPVQIEVGPPNTAAQSVEQRAYEVDRGKKSALLSFLVRSNGWEQVLVFARTKIGADRLVQKLDRDGLSAAAIHGDKSQGERTRALADFKAKRIRVLVATDLAARGLDIRGLPQVINFELPKVPEDYIHRIGRTGRAGSQGEAISLVSAEEVQLLSGIETLLQQLLPREVVPGFVPTEQVPLTRQLTVHPKKPKKPKRERGVP; this is translated from the coding sequence ATGTCCTTTTTGCCTCTCGGACTCTCCGAGCCTCTATTGCGCGTCCTTGCCGAGCTCGGCTATTGCGCTCCCTTTCCGATCCAGATCGAGGCGATTCCCGCTATCCTTTCCGGCCGGGATGTCATGGCCGCGGCCCAGACCGGCACGGGAAAGACCGCCGGTTTCACCCTGCCGCTCTTGCAGCGACTGGCCGGGGGCGCCCGGGTGAGGCCGAACCACATCCGCGCCCTGGTGCTTGCGCCGACCCGCGAGCTGGCGGCGCAGGTGGGGGAAAGCGTGGCCGCCTATGCAAAATATCTCCCCTTGAAGTCGGCCGTCGTCTACGGCGGCGTGAAGATCAATCCGCAGATGATGAAACTGCGGAGCGGAGTCGATGTGCTGGTGGCGACACCGGGGCGCCTGCTCGACCTTTTCAGCCAGAATGCCGTAAGGTTTTCCCAGGTCGAAACCCTGGTGCTCGACGAGGCCGACCGGATGCTCGACATGGGTTTTCTCGGCGATATCCGCAAGATTCTCGCCCTGCTGCCGCAAAAGCGTCAGAATCTCCTTTTTTCGGCCACCTTTTCCGACGAGATCCGCAACCTCACCGCGGCTCTTCTCAAAAATCCGGTGCAGATCGAGGTCGGCCCACCGAACACCGCCGCTCAAAGTGTCGAGCAGCGGGCCTATGAGGTCGACCGGGGGAAGAAGTCTGCCCTCCTGAGTTTCCTGGTGCGCAGCAACGGCTGGGAGCAGGTTCTGGTCTTCGCCCGCACCAAAATCGGCGCTGACCGCCTGGTGCAGAAGCTCGATCGCGACGGCCTCAGCGCCGCGGCGATCCACGGCGACAAAAGCCAGGGGGAGCGGACCCGCGCCCTGGCCGACTTCAAGGCGAAGCGTATCCGGGTTCTGGTGGCCACCGATCTCGCCGCTCGCGGCCTCGACATCAGGGGGCTGCCGCAGGTAATCAATTTCGAGCTCCCCAAGGTCCCCGAGGACTACATCCACCGCATCGGCCGGACCGGCCGCGCCGGTTCCCAGGGAGAGGCGATCTCTCTGGTCAGCGCCGAGGAGGTCCAGCTCCTCTCCGGGATCGAAACCCTGCTCCAGCAGCTCCTGCCGCGGGAGGTTGTCCCCGGTTTTGTTCCGACGGAACAGGTTCCCCTTACCCGGCAGTTGACGGTGCACCCGAAGAAGCCGAAAAAGCCGAAACGGGAAAGGGGTGTCCCCTGA